The sequence below is a genomic window from Bos taurus isolate L1 Dominette 01449 registration number 42190680 breed Hereford chromosome 7, ARS-UCD2.0, whole genome shotgun sequence.
AATCTAGAGGTACTTGTACTGAGATCCAAGCATGGCTGATATACAAAAAAAAGCATCATGGTGCCCTAATAGGCATTTGGGAATGGGGACCCAGAGCTACAATTCTACTCAGGCTACTATTATggccatgagaaataaatgtgctGCTCTGCTCCAggattctgtatatatatatatagatagatagatagattctGTACCTACATGTAGAGCCTATCGCAGTGGTAGACTGACTTATCAGTTTGCATTAGAATCAAATCACAGGCCCTTCACAGTTTCAGACTCAGCAGTCCCCTACAGGCTATACTGCAAATGATCATCTCTAAAACATCCCTGACCCATCCCTCCCTTCTACAAGCACCTTCCACGGCTCCCCAGGACCCTCTGCATCCCATTCAAATTATTTGATCAGATCAAAGTCCTTTCTACCTCTCGAACTCACATCCCGGAGGAACTCACCTTGGTCAGCAGAAGCACATCAATGAAGTCCAAAGTCTTGGTCTTCGCCTTGGCCTTGAGGAAGTCATCAATATTCTCCTTGGGGAGAGTGCGGCGCCGCTCCTGAATGACGGCATCTGTGAAGTCGTGCACTAGGCGGCAGGCATTGCGGAAGCGCTGCCCGTCTGAGGTGAGATAGTACAGGAAGTCCATATACAGGAAGAGTTGTTGGTTTCTTTTTGACACAAGCGCACTAAGCTCCAAGATGGCGGCGATATATTCACTGGGCTTCCTGAGGAAGAGAGCATAAGGGAGGCAACAACTTAAAACCTGAAGCCCAGAAGCTAGGATCTACCTCCCTTCAGGAATTGAGGCTCCAAGAACAAATAACCCATAGATACAGCGTGGGGATGAGCCAGAAGATGTGACTCTTCAGACTCTTCTCAACCCACATCCTATCTCAGTGAGCTGCCTCCATGCCCCAGGCACCCAGAGCATAGCTTAGATACCAtgcttctctcctttctctctcacccagtatctcccccttctccttctccataCTGTCCACTTGTCTCAGCCCTTATCCTTTCCCAGCTGGTCAATGGCCTAGCCCCTTCCTTAGTCTCCTTACATCCAGTGTCAACAGCATCCAGTGTCTAAATGACTATTGGATTCTCTTGAGTCGGATGTCCAAGCTCAACTTTAACCAAGACCTTCATGTGCTCAAACACCTTCCATAGCTTCCAGGAAACCTCAAATAAAGTTCATATCTTCTTAGCCTGACTTCAGAATTCCCTTAAGATATTACCTTCTCATTCCTCCAACCTTTTTTTCGTGGTGTCTCCTCACAGTTGCGCATACTTTTCTCATCCTACCCTCCTTGCATTTATCAAAGGATTCTACCTACCAGGAAGGATAGCTCCTTCTCTTTGCATTTCCTGTCCTGGGTTGTCCGTCTCTGAGCCACGTCCTCCAGGAAGGCCCTTCCAATTGCCCTGCTCAGTCCTCcctcccccatctatttccttgAGTCTATGACTCATGTTCCCAGGCCCAGCGATGAAACTCACTCTTGGCAATTGCTGTCAAAACTGAAGACACATTTCTGCAGATTGTCCAGGGTCAGGAGGCTGATGTGTTCAAACATGTCCAGATGGGTGTGGCCCTCTGTGATCAGGTGCTCCCACTTGGCCTGGTCAGAGAAGGAGACAGAGCTGGGGCCCCTTCACAACCACCTGGGTGGACTACCCTAAGACCTTGCCTCTTGGTTCCAGGACCATCCCCAGGGAGCATCAGGCTTGAGTGGAAGTGTAAGCTGTTACTTGTAGAACGTGAAGTTCTCATTGCTGGAAGtcaagagacctggatttaaaTCCTGACTCAGCCTCCTGCTCTCTGTATATTCTTTATCAATTTGTGACATTAATCCAATGCTCAATAAGTCTTGCTTTCATCATCTTCATTGTTAAAAGCTGATTTGGAAACTGTCCCCTATGTTGAGAAAGGCCAAGGTCCTCCATGGGCCTTGAGTATCCCTGCATATTCTTGCTTGGTATACTAAAAAAATTGGAAGACCCTGATGTTCTTTACCTGGGCCATTTCTCAGAGTTGTGTTTGTAGTAAACAACCTTGAGGAGTGAGGTAATGTGTCCTCCTGGGAAAATATCAGGCTTGCTTCTAGTTCTAAAAGTCATAGAGTCCCTAAACCTAGTAGTTTTACCCACTGTAATACAACATACTACACGAGCAGGCACCTGTGTCATCCTCATAGAATTTGATTATTTGGAAGAAGAATACAAACCAACAGGAAGCATATGCCATAAATTATCCTTTGTCTGTGACTCAGGACTCTCATGTCTAATGGCAGAATCCATGAAACAGTAACAAGCTCACTTGTCCATTTGCAAGTATAGAAAAATCCCAAGCACTTCACAAAATCTTCAAACCCTTTGCAATGTGATTTTTAAGTAGATTATAATAGGGTGTGGAGCTTATTTCACCATCCTTTGATTCTGAGTTGACCTTGGACCTGCTTTGGCCAATAACCTAAGAAAAATGATGACTAGTGTGCCccataggcttccctgatagttcacttggtaaagaatccacctgcaatgcaggagaccccagttcgattcctgagtcgggaagatccactggagaagggataggctaccaactactgtattcttgggcttcccttgtggctcagctggtaaagaatctgcctgcagtgtggcagacctgggttgggaagatcccctggagaaggaaaaggctacccactccagtattctgccctagagaattccatggactgtatagtccatggggtcacaaagagtcgggcacaactgagtgactttgactttcaggGTACCCCAAACCAAGACCCGAAAAGGCAttgcatttctgcattgtctgttgtaacttctttttcaattCTAATTTTATCAATTTGagtcttccctcttctttcctgagaagtctggctaatggtttatcaatttatttatcttctcaaagaaacacCTTAATTTTGTTGCTCTTTGgtacttttttcttcatttcttttttatttcagctCCAATCTCTCTGATTCCTTTCCTTCCACTAACTTTGGGGGTTTGTTGTTCTTCCTTTCTATTTGCCTTAGGTGTAatgttaggttgtttatttgatatttttcttgttttttgaggtagGCTTGAAAAGCAGTTCTTAGAACtatttttgctgcatcccatagatttcgagttgtcatgttttcagtGTCATTGGTTTTTgggtatttttaaattgtgtttgtgttttttgcagttttttcctATAATTGATACCTAACCACATAGCATAGGGGTcagaaaaaaatgcttgatacaatttcaattttcttaaatttaccaaggcttgatttgtgacccaagatgtgatctatcctgggtCACATGTGCACTTGAGgacaaaaaaaatgtattctgttGCTCTTGGAAGGGTtttcctgtagatatcaattaggtccatcTGGAATAATGTGAAaacacaaccctcagaatggcagaaaataattgcaaataaagaaactgacaaaggattaatctccaaaatatacaagcagccgATGCAGctcaaaatcagaaaaacaaacaagacaatcaaaaaatgggcagaggccCTCaagagaaatttctccaaagacatacaggtggccaataaacacacaaaaaaggtgCTCAGTCTtgctcattgttagagaaatgcaaatcaaaactaaagtgAGGTATTACCTCACCCCATTTAGAACTTCCATCATCGAAAAGTctcaagcaataaatgctggagagtatgtggagaaaaggaaaccctcttgcactatCGGTGTGACTATAAATTGATACAAGCCACtgtggagagcagtatggagatttctttaaaaaccagGAATACTAAGCAATTATCTTGAGAAAATCATAGTTCAAAAAGTCACAtataccctaatgttcattgctgcactatttacaatagccaggatatggaaacaacctagatgcccattgacggatgaatggatgaagaagttgttGTACATAGGTACATAGGTACAATGTACTTAGCCATCAAAAGGAACAAATGTGAATCAGTCgtactgaggtggatgaatctagagcttGTTACACCGAGTGAAGTAAGTTTTATATTgaccaagagaaaaacaaatattttgttatatatatatatatacggaatttgcgtccctggtggctcaaacattaaagaatccacttgcaatgcaaggagactcaggttcaatccctggatcagggagacccctggagaagggaatggcaacccactccagtattcttgcctggagagttccatggacagaggagcctgtggactacagtccatggggtcataaagaattggacacaactgagagactaacactttcacttttcatagaatctggaaaaatggcactgataaaCCTAattgcagggcaggaatggagattcagatatagagaacagactcttGAACACAACAGGGAGAAGAGGGGGTGGagcaaattgagaaagtagtgtTGATGCATATATTACTattatgtgtaaaacagatagctacgGGGAAGCTGCTATATATGACTAATTAGCATTGTGGTATGGCAGAAACtgactcaacattgtaaagcaattaaactccaactaaaaactaaaataaaaataaaagggcaTTGCAGTTTCTTCTCAGTCTGTTGGAATATTGCTTCTGCCAGTGAACAAACCTGAAATGTCTTCTAGGGAGAGAATCACACAAAAGGAAGTCCATTTCACCTCAGTGAAACGATCCAAGATCAtctgagaagggataggctacccactccagtattcttgggcttccctggtggctcagctggtaaagaatccgcctgcaatgtgggagacctgggttcaatccctgggttgggaagatcccctggagatgggaaaggctacctactccagtatttgagcctggagaactccatggactgtatggagtcacaaagagtcagacacaactgagtgactttcacttttgtgttATTGTTTGTAAGTGATTTGTTACTCCAGAATAACTACTATACAACATTcattattttcctaaaatatgtCTCAAGATTCCAAGGCTTctgtgaagaaaaagagaaactaacacgttctgagcacctactatgtgccaggaacatGGCTCCATTACATTATGTTGACCACTTTGCAAAGCAAGGCTCACATTATACTTATTTATCAGCCAAGGAAACTAAGGTTCAGAAGGAAGAACAATGGCCTCAAGGTCAACTGGAAGATCCAGAATTCCAGACAAGATGTTCCTGAGTCCCCGTTATCCTCAAGGCTCCAGCTGGGATCCTGGGTTCAAGAGACTCACGTGCATGATCTCTGCACTCTTGGTGAAAATCTTGATATAGGGCTTCAAGATGTTGAAGTGGAAGGCGGGTGTCAGCATGCGACGGTGGCTGCTCCACTTGTCACCGGCACTCAGCAGGAGCCCATCCCCTAGCAGAGACAGCCACAGGGAGTGAGCAAAGGAACCTTCCCCTGGATCCCCAAAGTCATCCCCAATCCCCTTCACTCACAGTTACTCACCAAGCCAGGGTTTTAGAGTGCCATAGAACTGCATGTCTTTGGGTGCAATGGCAGctgaaatgaataaagaaaatcagGGGCCACGTAGATGGGAAGGAGAGGGACTTTTGCTGAGGGATGGAGGCTTCCAGCCAGGAATCTACATTCCCTCTCCAAGACCAATATAACAGAATGGGACCAAGAGCACAGGAAGCTGGGAAGGGAGAAGTGACCAGACCAGGCTGCAGCACAGAGAAGAGCAAAGGTAGAGCCCATAGACACAACTCAGTGTGCTTAGACACACCCCAGAGTGACACAACATGCCCCAACATTCCTTGACATAGCCTACAGAGTCCAACACATTCTGACACGGAAGCAAAACCCAGCCCTCTACAAAACACCTTTACAGGGACCAAGAACACCACACCTGCCCCAGCACGGGGACCTCTTCTGAGACATCTGACATGGCCCCATGTGTTACCATGGCCTGACATGGCCCCAACATGCATGACACAACCTGAAATGATGCAACAGCGCTGCCATGGACCTGAAGACCATCTGACCTGTTCCCAGGGTGCCCCAGGCAGGCTCCAGGCATGACTTGAATCCAGTGACCTCACAGACATGAACCATGTGTGATCCAGGCATACCTTAAGACCTAAAACAGGCAGGATTCACACAAGGTCTCAGGCATTTCTCAAAGTGACCCTGAGCCCCAGACCTGAGGCAAACCTCACATGTGGCCCAGGAGTGATTAACAGGAGAACCAGACAATCTCTAATGACATTTCAGATAAGAACCGGAGAGACTCCTAGATGCCTCAAATGTCCTTGGCCACAGGTGAGctccagacatgactgagaacatcTTTGAGCTCAGGTATAAAATATACTAGGTGGCACCAGGTATAACATACACCAATTGTAACCAGAATCCATGTGGATACATAAATGTGACCAGATGTAGCCATGCAACAGACACTGCACAGACTTGACTGGAGGTCAGGCAGGTGGGAGTCTGCCTTGAGAAACAGTGGTACCCTGgccacaccccccgcccccccctccccccccactgTCTGCATCATGATCAGCTGCCCAATTAGAAGCAACACAGACCATGACAGGGGACAAGCTGTGGCCAAGGATCTACCTGGAGCAAAAAGCACAGGTTTGATGCAGGTGGGGTGGATGATGTAGATGACCACGTGCCAgggccccacccaccagcagcaAGCATCCCCATAGGTGCCGGCCAGGCCCTGTGTGTACAGAAGACCTTCCTTCCAGCTCTGAATCTGGAGAGGAACAATTAGGACCTAATTCAAGCTCTTCTAGGCTGCCAGAGGGAAGGACCTGCAGGGCAGAGAGCCGCACCTGAAGCCATGAATCAATTTCATCAgctgctcctctgtcctcacgCTTTCTCAGGCTCCTTCCCCACACTCTCCATAAAGGACAGCTGGATGTCCCTTCAGGTGCAGGGATAGAAAGGGTCTTTCCCTGTGTGGACCCAAACACCACGTTCAACTCACTTCTCTCCCACCCCCATattccagataaggaaactgaggctctgaatattgaaatgacttgcccacagtcacacagaTACTATGCCTGACACATGAGGCCAGGTATGCCTGAATCCAGGGTctgagttcttaaccactgaactgctcTGAGCCCTAAAACAATAGCTCAGGTAACCCTGTGCCTGCCAAGACATGCAATCAGACTCTCAGGAACATGGGAATTGGTCTTATGACCCCAGCCAGGCAAATTAAAGGGAACCTTCAACTTTTTCTAAAACTGTTTTTAATGAGTTCACTTTTCTATGGAGGTTTAGCTTGGAGGATTCAATCTTACCAGGATAAGAGGGAAGCCATCACAGATGAACACAGAACTAAATGATGAAAACAGATTTCTGATGACATTTTAAGACCCAGATCCAGCTGTCCTGAAGACATCTTCCTTGGAGTTTACAGTCAACTGATACTCTTTCTTTGTATAGATCATACAGGGTTGAGTTTCCACCACTAACAGCTGAAAGAAACTTCAGCAGCCAGAGAGAGCTAGGGCCCTTCTCAGAGTCACTCAGCATTCTGGTGTCAGAAACCAGGTCTCTGTCAGAAGCTGCCCATTCCCCTGCTTGCCTGGTCTGTCTGTGGATGGGCGGGGCAGGGGACAAAGTTAGGGAGCCAGGGTGGGATGAGGTAGAGTCTCCTCAGGGAGATTCCTGGGCactgtgttgggggccagagtgaggtactccgcccgtgacaaaggtcatgaggaaggaggctcgacatatgcaaaggcgggatcgagcctcaggagtccccctggaactcctcgagcatctacccccataaccagagcctgcctactttactactttgtgctcttacctacacctctgactttacggggggctgtcccccaccacctctttcggagaaggagttaacctagagctccagtcaataaaaactcttgggtgtgacaagagtgttttaacctacaaactcctctgaaggttctctagcctgcctgacaggctcgtcgggccacatgtgattgctcacagcctcccaaccgtgagaggcacgagatgctttaaaccctctaaaaacaggttctttagagaagttagaaaactataagtatagtgggctaattagaaattgtgttggtgaagggtttttcatttgttgagccaacgtttgttgctaagtctccatatcccctgcccttacacacattaatgaatatatagaaggaataagtattaacctttgatattaatcacgttagaccttaggctaagtaaattctttccttaactaaaacccactacaccctcaccctgtaggaatgtaaccttatttgggtggcgtctgttttgagactaatcagccctggagaaataagtgtcctgactgactgaccgctgtcacaaggagagggtcgtaaattgtcagcaggcccccctggccagaagatgatgtaacatccctaagacctctgtatacatttgtgtgaagcacctgactttaataaaagtcaggactgctgtccccacgtgacttttgtataacatctcagtgtataaaaacagactctggaaaataaagaattgggatcagtttctcgaaatactggtctccccatgtcgctctctctctcactctggttgagtctccatctggagcgcggaacccgccatgcttactaattatgcctgggcttctaagatccgaccggggaggcctcagtgtctcctctccttcgggagaacggaaggacgcctgcggcctacgtaagtggtgcaaacttcttgtcttgaagttttattggtctccggcgtaaaccaagccactcagcctcttttctccactgaattttcctactgagctatcctcatcctattactctttatatctttgataaaatatttaaataaataaataggtcgccgacgccgtccccgcttcgaataccctggatcagccgggaaGGAAGGCCCAGAATTAGAAGTGGCTGAGCCACAGGATACGGTCAAGAAACCGACCCACTGGAGAGGTGGATGTCACAAAAATAGCAGCCCAGATCATGCACCAGACATAAACTTTCATTGCTGGGGATCTGGGGATGAGTGAGGGCAGACCTGCCAGGGGGCCTGGGATGCTATGGATGCCCACTGCATCACTCTACCCTCTGCTTTCAAATATATCTGTTCATTGTTCCAGATCCAGTTCCAGCACCTCCTCTTCCAGAAAGCCTTCCAACATGCCCTGACAGAGGACCTTGCTTCTTTTTGGGTCGCCACAGCCTATCTCCGTCCAGCCAATTCCTGACCAACCATACCAGATCAGGGATATCCTGTTCCATCTCTGAGTCCTGAGATTGGGACATCTTTCAACAGGGCACCAGAGTGGGGTATAGATAACAGAGTGAGGAAGAAGGAGACAGTGAAATGGGGGCTGATGAATAtatgaaagaaaggaggaaacgGCTGAgccagagaggggaggaggggccaTGGTCCTGTAGGGGCCAcatcaaatgttggcaaggagGAGCTGGAATCCCTCAAATGTGTCATGGCACCCACCACCACAAGCTCTGCCTGGGTACCTGAGGCGTTGGTGATGCTCCGGAGCATGtcagggtggcagaagatgaccATTGGGATAATGGGGCCAAACCAGATCAAATATCCACGGGGGTAGTTGGCCGCCATCTGAGTGAAGTAGATCAGGCCCTGCTCCGTGGAGGGCACCTGCAAGCAAGGGAAGAGCCATCACTTCCAGAAGGAGCAGTGGACAGTATGTCAGATTCTGTACAGATGGAGAGAATCTCTGCTTCCTCCTTCTCTGGGGGCAGAAGGGACATGGAGCATCTCCAAGTCCCAAGGATGTACCCCAGGACACAGGGAAAAGACAGGCTCTCTACCCATAGGGAGGTTGACCTTGACTTAAGAAGTCAGATTTTTCATGTCCTGGGAGTGGTCCCAGTTCCAGGAGTGCCTACAGGAGGAGATCCCTATGGGGGAGGTTTGTGGATGCAGGGTGGCCTCAGGACTTCTCCCTAGGTTTGGGTCCCACATCCTTTCATAATCTGGATGGTTCACATGGCCTCCAGTTCCTTACATGGTAAAGGGTCTGCAGACCTGGGACCTTCCAGCCCTGGCAGATCCCAAGGGACAGACATTAATCAAGAAAGCATCTCAGACCTACAAACTTTCTCTGTTGGCTAGGCTCTGTGAAGAGTGCATCCTGTCTGTCTATTCCTCTGCAACCTCAGGATACAACTTTCAATCACACCacttatagatgaagaaactgacaccATATGCAGCCCAACGGGAAGAAGATGATGCTCCTAGAGAAGCGTCAGGTCCATCAGGATGCTCCATTCAAGCTTGACAAAGGTGCTCCAGGTGCTCTAGGCAGGTGAACATACGTCACTTTTACTTTGGGGCTTTGTTCCCCTCTCCCCAAGGACCTCAGGTGAGGGTTCAGTGCACTTTGAGAACTGgtccagagagagagagtgactcagccaaggtcacacagcaagaggGGCCGCAGGAAGGAAAAGTCCAGACCAGACCACACAGCCAAGCCCTTGGAGGGAAGAGCAGAACTGCAGTAATTTTATAACATTCCTGTCACCTCCAGGGCTTGCAGAGACCATTTCTAGACCCAGACTCTCAGGAAATCTACACAGCAAGCTTTGGAGTGCCCCCTGTTCTGGGCTTCTGAACTTTGCCATAATAAACAGGAAAATTGTAGTCAAGTCCTCCCTCAAGTTGTAGTTCTCATCccagacaggaaagaaaaaatgttctCATCTCTCAGCCGGGCTGTTAGATGGGAAGGGCTGGGTACTCATTCCTTTGACCTTGACAGAAGAGGGTAATGGCAAGTTCGTCACCTAGATAACCAAACATTTATTTTGCGTGCTTACAGTATGCCAGCCCTGGAGTACACATTGTAGTGACTGCTCCCTAGAACTAGcatcaaactgctgctgctaagtcacttcagtcgtgtctgactctgtgtgaccccactggAAGGCGATTAATATATAATTGGACAATTGACTGTTTATTAATCATAAGCAGAACCAATTCAAAGATCAAAGTCTGGGCACAAAGTTGGCAAGTACAGAGGGCTTCTTAAAGAAGAAGTGAACTTTATCCAGGTTGGGCAATGAGCCCATTGGGATATCTTGGGAGGAGAGAAGGTAAGATTAGAGgaagggatcctgggagagggtATGGGGAGCTGTGGTCCtataggtgggggtggggagttgaTAGCCAATTCCTGTGGGACAGCTGTAACCCAGAATGAAAAGACACAGGAAATGGACCACAAGCAGAGCAGACCCTGGACAGCACCCTTGAGGAGACCTCAAAGTCACCATGGAGACTGGAGAGGCCAGGAGACCAGGCTCTGTACAGCCTGAactaatgtgctgctgctgctgctgctgctaagtcgcttca
It includes:
- the LOC507615 gene encoding cytochrome P450, family 4, subfamily F, polypeptide 2 isoform X4, which produces MEHPDGPDASLGASSSSRWAAYGVPSTEQGLIYFTQMAANYPRGYLIWFGPIIPMVIFCHPDMLRSITNASAAIAPKDMQFYGTLKPWLGDGLLLSAGDKWSSHRRMLTPAFHFNILKPYIKIFTKSAEIMHAKWEHLITEGHTHLDMFEHISLLTLDNLQKCVFSFDSNCQEKPSEYIAAILELSALVSKRNQQLFLYMDFLYYLTSDGQRFRNACRLVHDFTDAVIQERRRTLPKENIDDFLKAKAKTKTLDFIDVLLLTKDEDGKGLSDEDIRAEADTFMFEGHDTTASGLSWILYNLAKHPEYQERCRQEVQDLLRDRESKEIEWDDLAQLPFLTMCIKESLRLHPPVTSISRRCTQDIVLPDGRVIPKGVVCLIDIFGTHHNPSVWQDPEVYDPFRFDPENIKGRSPLAFIPFSAGPRNCIGQTFAMTEMKVILALTLLRFRVLPDKEPCRKPELILRTEGGLWLRVEPLSAGQQ